A window of the Hordeum vulgare subsp. vulgare chromosome 5H, MorexV3_pseudomolecules_assembly, whole genome shotgun sequence genome harbors these coding sequences:
- the LOC123452647 gene encoding casein kinase 1-like protein HD16 isoform X2, which produces MAEATAILLSMRDPGDGDRAAPPRSVSARPDLDLNKPAGDDEGGGGAADGTAQAAHGDAATTPLPERIGNAAPRGRGGRRGAAAAAPRGRRGGAAQGRGRPASHHRDKRFRATDDLHTDQPQQDLPEAVAGQTTGAGDHGLNGGADIFAIASEGMITPLPERAAACCGASFTDGSQSLASTPRGNDQAKTMPPVPDRVEVRNSPEYITGRKLSKGNSGKVYVGRRIGMPSGGYKGRNAIEVALKFVHRTSREGSYDPPYEWQVYQALNGCHGIPSIHYKGCQGDYYILVMDLLGPNLCDAWHSPGQEMSILKVACIAVDAMSILAKIHSKGFIHGDVKPENFLLGQPGSAQEKKLFLINFGLASNWKWKRGSSSMHVQYDQRPDIFRGTIRYASVHAHLGRTGSRRDDLESLAYTLIFLLRGSLPWQGCQGDNKSFLVCKKKMETSPEVLCSFCPAPFKHFLELVTTMKFDEEPKYQKLVSLFDDLIVGPASRPIRIAGDLEAGHKRGGISVNLKDDEQPMEKVRLGTPATQWISIYSARQNMKQRYHSNVPDSRLHQHIQNGNEDGLFISCIASSKNVWAIIMDAGTGFSSQVFNLSQNFLQKDWIVEQWEKNFYVTAIAGATNGTSLVVMSKGTPYRQQSYKVSESFPYKWINKKWKEGFRVTCMGTSGNRWGVVASTNAGYSYQVVELDFLYPSEGIHQRYGAGYRITSCAATPDQAAFIMSIAKESKTKPVDETFLTCDFPSKATKEQWAKDLYITSICHGRTAC; this is translated from the exons ATGGCGGAGGCGACCGCCATTCTTCTGTCCATGCGCGACCCTGGAGACGGCGAccgcgccgcgccgcctcgcTCGGTTTCCGCCCGGCCCGACCTAGATTTGAACAAGCCAGCTGGTGACGacgagggcggcggcggggctgccgACGGAACTGCACAGGCTGCACATggtgatgccgccacgacgccgcTGCCTGAAAGG ATTGGCAATGCGGCTCCACGAGGGAGGGGTGGAAGGCGTGGTGCTGCTGCGGCGGCTCCACGGGGGAGACGTGGTGGCGCTGCCCAAGGAAGAGGAAGGCCAGCTTCCCATCATAGAGACAAGAGGTTCAGGGCTACTGATGATCTGCACACCGACCAGCCTCAACAGGACCTCCCTGAAGCTGTCGCTGGACAGACTACCGGTGCAGGCGACCATGGTTTGAACGGAGGTGCTGATATATTTGCAATTGCAAGTGAAGGCATGATAACGCCACTGCCTGAGAGA GCTGCTGCTTGTTGTGGTGCCAGTTTTACCGACGGCAGTCAAAGCCTGGCTTCGACTCCTAGAGGAAATGACCAAGCCAAGACGATGCCGCCAGTGCCAGACAGG GTTGAAGTACGTAACTCCCCAGAATATATAACTGGTAGGAAGTTAAGTAAAGGTAACTCTGGCAAGGTCTATGTTGGCAGACGGATAGGTATGCCCAGTGGAGGATACAAGGGTCGAAATGCAATCGAG GTTGCGCTGAAATTTGTGCATCGGACAAGTAGAGAAGGTAGCTATGACCCCCCATATGAGTGGCAAGTCTATCA GGCTCTCAATGGTTGTCATGGCATACCATCGATACACTACAAGGGTTGCCAAGGAGACTACTACATTCTT GTAATGGATCTGCTTGGTCCTAACCTCTGTGATGCTTGGCATTCACCAGGACAGGA GATGTCAATTCTAAAGGTTGCTTGTATTGCCGTTGACGCCATGTCAATACTTgcaaagattcactccaaagg CTTTATACATGGTGATGTAAAACCTGAAAACTTTTTGCTTGGTCAGCCTGGATCCGCTCAAGAAAAGAAGCTTTTTCTCATTAATTTTGGTTTAG CATCTAACTGGAAATGGAAAAGAGGATCATCCAGTATGCATGTTCAGTATGATCAGAGGCCAGACATATTTAG GGGAACAATTAGATATGCTAGCGTCCATGCTCATTTAGGTCGTACAGGCAGTAGGAGGGATGATTTGGAGTCACTAGCATATACCCTTATATTTTTATTACGAGGAAGCTTGCCATGGCAAGGCTGTCAG GGAGATAACAAGAGCTTTCTTGTTTGTAAGAAGAAAATGGAGACTTCTCCAGAGGTCCTGTGTAGCTTCTGTCCAGCCCCATTCAAACATTTTCTTGAGTTAGTTACTACTATGAAATTTGATGAAGAGCCAAAGTACCAAAAACTTGTCTctctctttgatgatttgattGTCGGACCTGCTTCAAGACCCATCAGGATCGCTGGAGATCTAGAG GCTGGACATAAACGTGGAGGAATTTCTGTAAATCTTAAAGACGATGAACAGCCCATGGAAAAAGTTCGGTTGGGGACCCCAGCAACTCAATGGATTTCAATTTATAGTGCTAGGCAGAACATGAAGCAGCG ATACCACTCTAATGTACCTGATTCAAGGCTGCATCAGCACATACAAAATGGCAATGAAGATGGCTTGTTCATTAGTTGTATAGCTTCTTCAAAAAATGTGTGGGCTATCATTATGGATGCTGGGACCGGCTTTTCTTCTCAAGTTTTCAATCTTTCACAAAATTTCCTACAGAAG GATTGGATTGTGGAGCAGTGGGAGAAGAATTTCTACGTAACAGCAATAGCTGGAGCAACCAATGGAACCTCATTGGTTGTCATGTCCAAAG GGACTCCATACAGACAGCAGTCATACAAAGTCAGTGAATCTTTTCCTTATAAATGGATTAATAAAAAGTGGAAAGAAGGTTTTCGTGTAACATGTATGGGTACTTCCGGGAATCGTTGGGGTGTGGTCGCGTCGACGAACGCGGGCTACTCCTACCAG GTTGTTGAGTTAGATTTTCTGTATCCAAGTGAAGGAATCCATCAGCGATATGGCGCCGGTTACAGAATAACCTCATGTGCAGCCACGCCTGACCAAGCCGCCTTTATCATGAGCATAGCCAAGGAGTCCAAGACGAAACCAGTGGACGAAACTTTTCTAACTTGTGATTTCCCCAGCAAGGCTACAAAG GAACAATGGGCGAAGGACCTGTACATCACCTCGATCTGCCATGGCCGAACTGCGTGTTGA
- the LOC123452647 gene encoding casein kinase 1-like protein HD16 isoform X1, whose amino-acid sequence MAEATAILLSMRDPGDGDRAAPPRSVSARPDLDLNKPAGDDEGGGGAADGTAQAAHGDAATTPLPERLLDNQIGNAAPRGRGGRRGAAAAAPRGRRGGAAQGRGRPASHHRDKRFRATDDLHTDQPQQDLPEAVAGQTTGAGDHGLNGGADIFAIASEGMITPLPERAAACCGASFTDGSQSLASTPRGNDQAKTMPPVPDRVEVRNSPEYITGRKLSKGNSGKVYVGRRIGMPSGGYKGRNAIEVALKFVHRTSREGSYDPPYEWQVYQALNGCHGIPSIHYKGCQGDYYILVMDLLGPNLCDAWHSPGQEMSILKVACIAVDAMSILAKIHSKGFIHGDVKPENFLLGQPGSAQEKKLFLINFGLASNWKWKRGSSSMHVQYDQRPDIFRGTIRYASVHAHLGRTGSRRDDLESLAYTLIFLLRGSLPWQGCQGDNKSFLVCKKKMETSPEVLCSFCPAPFKHFLELVTTMKFDEEPKYQKLVSLFDDLIVGPASRPIRIAGDLEAGHKRGGISVNLKDDEQPMEKVRLGTPATQWISIYSARQNMKQRYHSNVPDSRLHQHIQNGNEDGLFISCIASSKNVWAIIMDAGTGFSSQVFNLSQNFLQKDWIVEQWEKNFYVTAIAGATNGTSLVVMSKGTPYRQQSYKVSESFPYKWINKKWKEGFRVTCMGTSGNRWGVVASTNAGYSYQVVELDFLYPSEGIHQRYGAGYRITSCAATPDQAAFIMSIAKESKTKPVDETFLTCDFPSKATKEQWAKDLYITSICHGRTAC is encoded by the exons ATGGCGGAGGCGACCGCCATTCTTCTGTCCATGCGCGACCCTGGAGACGGCGAccgcgccgcgccgcctcgcTCGGTTTCCGCCCGGCCCGACCTAGATTTGAACAAGCCAGCTGGTGACGacgagggcggcggcggggctgccgACGGAACTGCACAGGCTGCACATggtgatgccgccacgacgccgcTGCCTGAAAGG CTATTGGACAATCAGATTGGCAATGCGGCTCCACGAGGGAGGGGTGGAAGGCGTGGTGCTGCTGCGGCGGCTCCACGGGGGAGACGTGGTGGCGCTGCCCAAGGAAGAGGAAGGCCAGCTTCCCATCATAGAGACAAGAGGTTCAGGGCTACTGATGATCTGCACACCGACCAGCCTCAACAGGACCTCCCTGAAGCTGTCGCTGGACAGACTACCGGTGCAGGCGACCATGGTTTGAACGGAGGTGCTGATATATTTGCAATTGCAAGTGAAGGCATGATAACGCCACTGCCTGAGAGA GCTGCTGCTTGTTGTGGTGCCAGTTTTACCGACGGCAGTCAAAGCCTGGCTTCGACTCCTAGAGGAAATGACCAAGCCAAGACGATGCCGCCAGTGCCAGACAGG GTTGAAGTACGTAACTCCCCAGAATATATAACTGGTAGGAAGTTAAGTAAAGGTAACTCTGGCAAGGTCTATGTTGGCAGACGGATAGGTATGCCCAGTGGAGGATACAAGGGTCGAAATGCAATCGAG GTTGCGCTGAAATTTGTGCATCGGACAAGTAGAGAAGGTAGCTATGACCCCCCATATGAGTGGCAAGTCTATCA GGCTCTCAATGGTTGTCATGGCATACCATCGATACACTACAAGGGTTGCCAAGGAGACTACTACATTCTT GTAATGGATCTGCTTGGTCCTAACCTCTGTGATGCTTGGCATTCACCAGGACAGGA GATGTCAATTCTAAAGGTTGCTTGTATTGCCGTTGACGCCATGTCAATACTTgcaaagattcactccaaagg CTTTATACATGGTGATGTAAAACCTGAAAACTTTTTGCTTGGTCAGCCTGGATCCGCTCAAGAAAAGAAGCTTTTTCTCATTAATTTTGGTTTAG CATCTAACTGGAAATGGAAAAGAGGATCATCCAGTATGCATGTTCAGTATGATCAGAGGCCAGACATATTTAG GGGAACAATTAGATATGCTAGCGTCCATGCTCATTTAGGTCGTACAGGCAGTAGGAGGGATGATTTGGAGTCACTAGCATATACCCTTATATTTTTATTACGAGGAAGCTTGCCATGGCAAGGCTGTCAG GGAGATAACAAGAGCTTTCTTGTTTGTAAGAAGAAAATGGAGACTTCTCCAGAGGTCCTGTGTAGCTTCTGTCCAGCCCCATTCAAACATTTTCTTGAGTTAGTTACTACTATGAAATTTGATGAAGAGCCAAAGTACCAAAAACTTGTCTctctctttgatgatttgattGTCGGACCTGCTTCAAGACCCATCAGGATCGCTGGAGATCTAGAG GCTGGACATAAACGTGGAGGAATTTCTGTAAATCTTAAAGACGATGAACAGCCCATGGAAAAAGTTCGGTTGGGGACCCCAGCAACTCAATGGATTTCAATTTATAGTGCTAGGCAGAACATGAAGCAGCG ATACCACTCTAATGTACCTGATTCAAGGCTGCATCAGCACATACAAAATGGCAATGAAGATGGCTTGTTCATTAGTTGTATAGCTTCTTCAAAAAATGTGTGGGCTATCATTATGGATGCTGGGACCGGCTTTTCTTCTCAAGTTTTCAATCTTTCACAAAATTTCCTACAGAAG GATTGGATTGTGGAGCAGTGGGAGAAGAATTTCTACGTAACAGCAATAGCTGGAGCAACCAATGGAACCTCATTGGTTGTCATGTCCAAAG GGACTCCATACAGACAGCAGTCATACAAAGTCAGTGAATCTTTTCCTTATAAATGGATTAATAAAAAGTGGAAAGAAGGTTTTCGTGTAACATGTATGGGTACTTCCGGGAATCGTTGGGGTGTGGTCGCGTCGACGAACGCGGGCTACTCCTACCAG GTTGTTGAGTTAGATTTTCTGTATCCAAGTGAAGGAATCCATCAGCGATATGGCGCCGGTTACAGAATAACCTCATGTGCAGCCACGCCTGACCAAGCCGCCTTTATCATGAGCATAGCCAAGGAGTCCAAGACGAAACCAGTGGACGAAACTTTTCTAACTTGTGATTTCCCCAGCAAGGCTACAAAG GAACAATGGGCGAAGGACCTGTACATCACCTCGATCTGCCATGGCCGAACTGCGTGTTGA